The following are encoded together in the Chaetodon auriga isolate fChaAug3 chromosome 4, fChaAug3.hap1, whole genome shotgun sequence genome:
- the LOC143319043 gene encoding uncharacterized protein LOC143319043, with protein MFEDPELQDPLSLSLNENYDDQNSPHHDSKKASPDYSCETPEIQVIIKEEEEGWTVSENHESFSSEGEKEDTSAHPCPPLLKACGRGSSISYGVERHKRVHSEEKCSEESGGPTFCGQSSSAREERQRLMLMDSTEKHKISCICGKVPENVTVHQCNNTVRETSASHKRNTKSHQRTHAVDECQAQQQSRDAKQSTSLPTEAELHETKRFAPCQTDSPEHKPLMSHGLKMASANLEDQTLHLTVRLQAGEEEEQEEEQDEEIGGLINSDGEVVEWDARDSLDQGSDCTESPQPSKVVILSESQLQGQNLRDSSSPTLLMEVVSVGEDEEREEGEEKERVGKMAAVSSLYRGKRQRRRKKVPEITVVSVDVSDTEKDVPASPVKRRGRRKIPEAPVLSTEDLEAEPGISRRTRRKRNLPATVQSEEVNSKTVRRVAAKRTYRRRKDTKPSAEGEGENMGVSAGKKRPGRKMVRVPIEIPPELLKKPKEKIEYHCSVCGKEFPHAYKLERHELIHTGEKPYCCSICGRGFNQKGNLKTHYKVHLGRKGAVDFDDEVNPIASELSEYLKSLPGESRIRSSLHCLECGKKCDSQSALQAHHITTHSETGGESDAAEHSTSQLFFCRRCGIQFNEKEKLEEHMKTHVKEKPYSCPDCGKRFINESYIQIHQRIHTGEKPFLCSQCGRGFHTASSLKLHEMQHSGERPFACTICGKTFRINSYLTAHYQTHIKDRPFICSVCGKGYSRAEELKVHHRLHTGERPYECGQCGKSFIYRQGLRQHQRTHAGRRIGPTRQLGRPKQEARMQQGFPERYARDRHLRERHVKRTLHRCCDCGQTFKVNRSLMVHRRIYHPAPATAVKPEEERRAPKTYVCSTCGKQFPTSMSLKRHLIIHSGRKPYKCTLCGRGFTQIGNLKTHQKVHKGKFTNMAALEKSFPQSEGAQSLVEICFCHLCWTQFSEKQLLEEHLKQVHQSKKPFSCTQCGKRFTYIQKLKEHEAGHEGLKPHQCPQCDKGFQTSKGLENHMRDHTGEKPFKCVICEKRFKQESTLRAHYVTHSRQRPHLCSVCGKRYARAEELKVHLRVHTGEKPYQCDECGKSFYYRQGFNNHKKTHKAKPIGSTRQLGGTRKSSRPKGALPDSDGEDLSWEPPYLGNRPQHLLDNQDSHAADSHSQTSLWNFSHSTGHNLWDQNPNTSNWRAAEGHRAYSAPAGAAIDFSALLRGTADQEQCNDRCAVEKPSWSSGTSSLSPPSELGLATPLPPNTTSKKIHLSRTAAEVNHHEKHRPETQDQDHRAARTG; from the exons ATGTTTGAG GATCCTGAACTCCAAGATCCGTTGTCACTGAGTTTAAATGAAAACTACGATGACCAGAATTCACCACACCATGATTCAAAAAAAGCAAGCCCTGACTATAGTTGTGAGACACCAGAGATTCAAGTAATcatcaaagaggaagaggaaggctgGACTGTGAGTGAAAATC ATGAGAGCTTCAgctcagagggagaaaaagaagacacTTCCGCACACCCTTGTCCTCCCCTCCTCAAAGCATGTGGGAGGGGGAGCTCCATTTCATATGGAGTAGAGAGACACAAGAGAGTACATTCAGAGGAGAAATGCTCAGAGGAGTCTGGTGGCCCGACTTTCTGCGGGCAGAGCTCCTCTGCCAGAGAGGAGCGGCAGAGACTCATGCTCATGGACTCTACTGAGAAACACAAGATTTCCTGTATATGTGGAAAAGTGCCGGAAAATGTGACCGTGCATCAGTGCAATAACACAGTTCGTGAGACGTCCGCCAGTCACAAAAGAAACACGAAATCCCATCAGAGAACACATGCAGTGGATGAGTGTCAGGCTCAACAGCAGAGCCGTGACGCAAAACAAAGCACATCTTTGCCAACAGAGGCAGAACTACATGAGACCAAAAGATTTGCACCTTGTCAAACA GATTCTCCTGAACATAAACCCCTGATGTCACATGGACTGAAGATGGCATCTGCAAACTTAGAGGACCAAACGCTCCATCTGACTGTCAGGTTGcaggcaggggaggaggaggaacaagaggaggaaCAAGATGAAGAAATAGGTGGTTTAATCAACTCCGATGGCGAAGTGGTTGAATGGGATGCCA GAGACAGTCTTGACCAAGGCTCTGACTGCACAGAAAGTCCTCAGCCTAGCAAG GTTGTCATCCTGTCCGAGTCTCAGCTGCAAGGCCAAAACCTGAGAGACAGCAGTAGCCCAACGCTCCTCATGGAAGTTGTGTCAGTGGGGGAAGATGAAGAAAGGGAAgaaggggaggaaaaagagagagtaGGAAAGATGGCAGCTGTCTCGTCCTTGTATCGTG gaaagagacagagaagaaggaagaaggTTCCAGAAATAACTGTGGTGTCTGTGGATGTCTCAGACACTGAGAAGGACGTCCCTGCAAGTCCTG taaaaagaagaggcagaagaaagATTCCAGAAGCTCCAGTGTTGTCCACTGAAGACCTGGAGGCAGAGCCTGGAA TATCGAGGCGTACCCGAAGAAAGAGGAATCTACCTGCCACAGTGCAATCGGAAGAAGTGAACTCTAAAACTGTCCGTCGTGTTGCTG cAAAGCGAACTTACAGAAGGAGGAAAGATACCAAACCATCtgctgaaggagaaggagaaaacatgGGTGTTTCTGCTG GGAAGAAGCGTCCTGGTAGAAAGATGGTTCGAGTTCCGATAGAAATCCCTCCTGAGCTCCTGAAGAAGCCCAAAGAGAAGATAGAGTACCACTGCTCAGTGTGTGGCAAAGAGTTCCCTCATGCCTACAAGCTTGAGAGGCACGAGCTGATCCACACGGGAGAGAAACCTTACTGCTGCTCCATCTGTGGTCGAGGTTTCAACCAGAAGGGGAACCTGAAAACGCACTACAAAGTTCACTTAG GTCGTAAGGGCGCTGTGGATTTTGACGATGAGGTGAACCCCATAGCATCAGAACTCTCTGAATACTTGAAGTCTCTGCCGGGGGAGTCCAGGATCAGATCATCCCTCCATTGCCTGGAATGTGGGAAAAAGTGTGATAGTCAGTCAGCTTTACAAGCACACCACATTACTACGCACTCAGAAACAGGTGGTGAATCAGACGCAGCGGAGCACAGCACATCACAGCTTTTCTTCTGCCGCCGCTGCGGCATTCAGTtcaatgaaaaggaaaagctgGAGGAACATATGAAAACCCATGTCAAGGAGAAGCCCTACTCATGTCCTGACTGTGGCAAGAGGTTCATCAACGAGAGCTATATTCAAATTCACCAGCGCATCCATACTGGGGAGAAACCATTCCTCTGTTCCCAGTGCGGCAGAGGTTTCCACACAGCTTCCTCTCTCAAGCTGCATGAGATGCAGCACTCCGGGGAGAGACCGTTCGCGTGCACCATCTGTGGGAAGACGTTTCGGATAAACTCGTACCTAACAGCACATTACCAGACCCACATTAAAGACAGGCCTTTCATTTGTAGTGTCTGTGGGAAAGGCTACTCCAGAGCCGAGGAGCTGAAGGTGCACCACAGGCTTCACACCGGAGAGAGACCCTACGAGTGTGGACAGTGTGGCAAGAGCTTCATTTACCGCCAGGGTCTGCGGCAGCATCAGCGCACACATGCTGGAAGACGGATCGGGCCAACCAGGCAGCTCGGTAGACCGAAGCAAGAGGCCAG AATGCAGCAAGGATTTCCAGAGCGTTATGCCAGAGACCGCCATCTCAGAGAGAGACATGTAAAACGGACACTTCACAGGTGCTGCGACTGTGGGCAGACGTTTAAAGTTAACCGAAGCTTGATGGTCCACCGGCGGATCTACCATCCAGCACCTGCAACGGCTGTGAAGCCAGAAGAGGAGCGAAGGGCTCCAAAGACTTATGTTTGTTCAACATGTGGAAAGCAGTTTCCTACGAGTATGTCTCTGAAAAGGCACCTTATCATTCACTCAGGAAGGAAACCCTACAAGTGCACTTTGTGTGGAAGAGGTTTCACACAGATTGGAAACCTCAAAACACACCAGAAGGTTCATAAAG GGAAATTCACCAACATGGCAGCATTAGAGAAAAGTTTCCCTCAATCTGAAGGTGCTCAATCATTAGTGGAAATCTGCTTCTGTCATTTGTGTTGGACGCAATTTTCAGAGAAACAACTATTAGAAGAACACTTGAAACAAGTCCATCAATCAAAGAAACCATTTTCCTGCACACAGTGTGGCAAAAGATTCACATACATCCAGAAATTAAAAGAACATGAAGCTGGGCATGAGGGTCTGAAGCCCCACCAGTGCCCACAGTGTGATAAAGGTTTCCAGACCTCAAAGGGACTTGAGAACCACATGCGAgaccacacaggagagaaaccttTCAAGTGTGTTATCTGTGAGAAAAGGTTTAAGCAGGAATCTACTCTGAGAGCTCACTACGTTACACACTCCAGACAGAGGCCTCACCTCTGCTCCGTCTGTGGGAAACGTTACGCCAGAGCTGAAGAGCTTAAAGTTCACCTCAGAgttcacacaggagagaagccGTACCAGTGTGACGAGTGTGGGAAGAGTTTCTACTACAGGCAAGGCTTCAACAACCATAAGAAGACTCACAAGGCCAAACCCATAGGCTCCACCAGGCAGCTGGGGGGTACCAGGAAGTCAAGCAGGCCCAAAGGGGCTCTGCCTGATTCAGATGGAGAGGACCTGAGCTGGGAGCCTCCTTACCTCG GAAATAGACCCCAGCATCTCCTTGATAACCAAGACAGTCatgctgcagacagtcacagtcAG ACATCTCTGTGGAACTTTAGTCATTCCACAGGACACAACCTGTGGGACCAGAACCCAAATACATCTAactggagagcagcagagggtcATCGGGCTTACAGTGCTCCGGCAGGAGCAGCCATTGACTTCAGTGCCCTGCTCAGAGGCACGGCG GATCAGGAGCAGTGTAATGACCGCTGTGCAGTGGAGAAGCCCTCCTGGTCCTCTGGGACTTCCTCCTTATCACCACCCTCTGAGCTTGGGCTCGCCACACCCCTCCCACCTAACACCACATCAAAGAAAATCCACCTGAGCAGGACGGCTGCAGAGGTGAATCACCATGAAAAACATAGACCTGAGACACAGGACCAGGATCACAGAGCAGCACGTACAG gatAA
- the LOC143320054 gene encoding bifunctional apoptosis regulator-like, whose translation MLHQMEWDSPDNGLAALMDHPPHLSESPLSKPSTTKISEHEFSCHCCYDILVNPTTLTCGHNFCRHCLALWWESSHKNECPECREKWEGFPKINILLRDATDKLFSEVVQRRREEIQANPKISRSLLAFQRYGDNLGRSRTNQHKGAGFFFSGVLTALTCVAVMVLVYHWSSGVVDQHDPLISKPVSRWTAEEVMSWLDHLGPWAQLYRESFQQENVNGRLLLMLGEEELLKPPYSIENQAHRRAVVAELDRVKALGVKPPQNLWEYKAANAGKSLFLLYALKRSPRLTLLYLYLFDYAETFLPFLHTCCPAITHIDHSVESNFLNTQLEPSWRQWAEFLVKYLLLPYQLIAEFAWDWLAVHYWTSRFIIVNTMLLSVLEGCALWRLWTRATIRSLPRKMWNHLWKMLSQGFAFALLWPFVPQFVCNCLFYWALYFSPIINIDLVVQQLMHPETQAL comes from the exons ATGTTGCACCAGATGGAGTGGGATTCGCCAGATAATGGTCTGGCAGCATTAATGGACCACCCCCCTCACTTATCTGAATCTCCTCTGTCGAAGCCCTCCACCACCAAAATCTCCGAACATGAATTCTCATGTCACTGTTGCTACGACATCTTGGTGAACCCCACCACCCTGACCTGTGGCCATAACTTTTGCCGCCACTGTCTGGCTCTGTGGTGGGAGTCCTCTCACAAGAATGAGTGCCCTGAGTGCCGGGAGAAGTGGGAAGGCTTTCCTAAAATCAACATACTGCTGAG GGATGCAACTGACAAGCTGTTCAGTGAGGTCGTTCAGCGGAGGAGAGAAGAGATCCAGGCTAACCCCAAAATCTCCCGGAGCTTGCTGGCCTTCCAGAG GTATGGTGACAACTTGGGGCGATCCAGGACAAATCAGCACAAAGGAGCAGGTTTCTTCTTTTCTGGAGTCCTCACCGCACTCACGTGTGTGGCT GTGATGGTGCTGGTGTATCACTGGAGCAGCGGTGTGGTAGACCAGCACGATCCACTGATCAGTAAACCTGTGTCTCGCTGGACGGCAGAGGAAGTCATGTCGTGGCTGGATCACTTGGGTCCCTGGGCTCAGCTTTACAGAGAATCCTTCCAGCAGGAGAACGTCAATGGAAG GCTGCTGTTGATGCTGGGGGAAGAAGAGTTGTTAAAACCTCCTTACAGCATCGAAAATCAGGCTCACCGACGGGCTGTTGTGGCTGAACTGGACAGAGTTAAAGCCCTGGGGGTCAAACCTCCCCAGAACCTCTGGGAATACAAG GCTGCTAATGCAGGGAAGTCTCTGTTCTTGCTGTATGCACTGAAGCGCTCCCCTCGTCTCACGCTCCTCTATTTGTATTTATTCGATTACGCTGAAACCTTCCTGCCCttcctgcacacctgctgtcCGGCCATCACACACATCGATCACTCAGTGGAGAGCAACTTCCTCAACACACAG TTGGAGCCCAGTTGGCGACAGTGGGCAGAGTTTCTTGTGAAGTACCTCCTGCTTCCATACCAGCTGATAGCAGAGTTTGCTTGGGACTGGCTGGCTGTCCACTACTGGACATCTCGCTTCATTATTGTTAAcaccatgctgctgtctgtgctggaaGGCTGCGCCCTGTGGAGACTCTGGACAAGAGCCACGATCAG GTCTCTGCCGCGCAAGATGTGGAACCACTTGTGGAAGATGTTATCTCAGGGGTTTGCCTTCGCCCTCCTGTGGCCTTTTGTCCCTCAGTTTGTGTGTAACTGCCTCTTCTACTGGGCTCTCTACTTCAGTCCCATTATTAATATAGATCTGGTGGTGCAGCAGCTAATGCACCCGGAAACACAGGCACTGTAA